A window from Candidatus Nitrospira neomarina encodes these proteins:
- the radA gene encoding DNA repair protein RadA: protein MKAARPKTRFVCQECGYQGVRWSGRCPECAQWNSLREEVDRDLSTLQERSVAAGTPEAVPISSIEQTQEFRLQAGIQELNRVLGGGVVPGSVILIGGDPGIGKTTLLLQTLASLGTAKQVGLYVSGEESPQQIKMRADRIGIQSPNLYVAAATSLEEIFKVAEQMNPGVIVVDSIQTVFTQELTSAPGSVSQVQEVGCRLMWYAKRTHVPIFIIGHVTKEGVIAGPRLLEHIVDTVLYFEGDKGQSYRILRAVKNRFGPTNEIGVFEMKDEGLTEVGNPSELFLTGRIGHGAGSIVVSSVEGSRPLLVELQALVAETTYPMPKRMAKGVEVNRVSLLLAVLEKRLGLHFSGYDVYVNVVGGLRIDEPTVDVGIVCAVLSSFRELALDPRLVVMGEVGLGGEVRPVQHADLRIREAMKLGFQRCVVPEPNRNQWKPVAGMEVVGIRDIGDIWETVVSPAS from the coding sequence GTGAAGGCAGCACGACCCAAAACCCGTTTTGTGTGTCAGGAATGTGGATATCAAGGCGTCCGCTGGAGCGGTCGGTGTCCGGAATGTGCGCAATGGAATTCTTTGCGGGAGGAGGTTGATCGAGATCTTTCAACCCTTCAAGAGCGAAGTGTCGCCGCAGGAACACCGGAGGCTGTTCCAATCAGCTCTATTGAACAGACTCAGGAGTTTCGTCTTCAGGCTGGTATCCAAGAACTGAATCGAGTGCTCGGTGGGGGAGTGGTTCCAGGATCGGTTATCTTGATTGGAGGCGACCCTGGAATTGGTAAAACGACGCTTTTGCTCCAAACCCTTGCCTCCCTGGGAACGGCCAAACAGGTCGGGTTGTATGTATCGGGAGAAGAATCACCTCAGCAAATTAAGATGCGGGCGGATCGTATAGGCATTCAATCCCCCAACCTGTATGTGGCTGCTGCCACCTCCCTGGAAGAAATTTTCAAAGTGGCTGAGCAGATGAATCCCGGTGTTATCGTCGTGGATTCCATTCAAACAGTTTTTACGCAGGAACTCACATCGGCCCCAGGGAGTGTCAGCCAGGTTCAGGAGGTTGGCTGCCGCCTGATGTGGTATGCCAAGCGGACGCATGTTCCTATCTTTATTATCGGGCATGTGACGAAGGAAGGCGTGATTGCCGGGCCAAGGCTTCTGGAACATATTGTCGATACGGTGTTGTATTTTGAAGGAGACAAAGGCCAGAGCTACCGAATTCTTCGAGCCGTGAAAAACCGCTTCGGGCCGACCAATGAAATCGGGGTTTTTGAAATGAAGGATGAGGGGTTGACCGAGGTTGGGAATCCCTCCGAACTGTTTTTAACGGGACGCATCGGACATGGGGCCGGATCTATTGTCGTGTCGAGCGTGGAAGGGTCTCGGCCCTTATTGGTTGAGCTGCAGGCTCTGGTCGCGGAGACCACCTACCCCATGCCGAAACGTATGGCCAAAGGTGTGGAAGTGAATCGGGTGTCCTTGCTGTTGGCCGTTCTTGAAAAACGATTGGGGTTGCACTTTAGCGGGTACGATGTGTACGTGAACGTGGTAGGAGGGCTTCGGATTGATGAGCCGACCGTTGACGTGGGCATCGTCTGTGCGGTGCTTTCCAGCTTTCGGGAGTTAGCGTTGGATCCCAGATTGGTCGTGATGGGCGAGGTCGGGTTGGGTGGAGAGGTCCGGCCGGTGCAACATGCGGACTTACGCATTCGCGAGGCGATGAAATTGGGGTTTCAACGCTGCGTGGTTCCTGAGCCGAATCGTAACCAATGGAAACCTGTGGCTGGCATGGAAGTCGTTGGCATTCGTGACATTGGGGATATTTGGGAAACGGTTGTGAGTCCTGCCTCATAA
- a CDS encoding DUF507 family protein, whose translation MRLNKVRVHHMAVSVIERLQSSGLLQIQGKPEVVIQKLEAAILSELQVEDRLNADVREMLKQFEREFAEGRADYQKMFTMVKQKLIKERGVIL comes from the coding sequence ATGCGACTCAATAAGGTTCGCGTACATCATATGGCCGTCTCAGTCATTGAACGATTACAGTCGAGTGGATTGTTACAGATTCAAGGGAAACCGGAAGTGGTGATTCAGAAATTGGAAGCAGCCATTCTATCCGAGTTGCAGGTGGAAGATCGTTTGAACGCGGATGTCCGGGAGATGTTGAAACAGTTTGAACGAGAGTTTGCAGAAGGTCGGGCGGATTATCAGAAAATGTTTACGATGGTGAAACAAAAGCTCATCAAGGAACGCGGGGTCATTTTATAG
- a CDS encoding cyclophilin-like fold protein yields the protein MEFRPQKIKMTIGGIQVIAQLKPNRTAQAVVEALPIEAPVNQWGEEFYCNMPGVKDYREVATTQVKVGDVAFWGMGGMLAVFFGRTPMSLGDDPVPADRVNVIGKVIGDPKVLREATGASLMRVEQLPEGT from the coding sequence ATGGAATTCCGTCCTCAGAAAATCAAAATGACCATCGGTGGGATCCAGGTCATTGCACAACTCAAACCGAATCGAACCGCACAGGCTGTGGTCGAAGCTCTTCCTATTGAGGCCCCAGTGAATCAGTGGGGAGAAGAGTTTTATTGCAACATGCCGGGGGTCAAAGACTATCGAGAAGTTGCCACCACTCAGGTAAAAGTTGGCGATGTCGCTTTTTGGGGCATGGGGGGAATGTTGGCGGTCTTTTTTGGACGCACTCCTATGAGTCTCGGAGATGATCCGGTTCCTGCTGATCGAGTGAACGTCATTGGAAAAGTAATAGGGGATCCGAAAGTGTTGAGGGAGGCCACAGGGGCGTCCCTTATGAGAGTGGAACAGCTTCCTGAAGGAACCTGA
- a CDS encoding HalD/BesD family halogenase, giving the protein MLNPAVSDIDQLLTETLQIIKVEEVTRYYWEQGEFLALEHLIPTQIVQEFMREVERVRPQINRNFIPGHKKGGSVSFYLLQQSAPAILAFYHHQGWIDLLSRIAGVPLMLCPEEDPHSCALYFYTEAGDHIGYHYDTSYYKGKRFTVLLGLQDQSSSRLVCRLHTKEQGREVKELSLPTDPGTFIFFNGDKLHHAVTPLGAGEERVVLTLQYVTNPSMGLAQRWFSNMKDAVGYFGWSAMFRKPHR; this is encoded by the coding sequence ATGCTCAATCCAGCGGTGTCCGACATTGATCAACTGTTGACTGAGACCCTTCAGATCATCAAGGTTGAGGAGGTCACGCGTTACTATTGGGAACAGGGTGAGTTCTTGGCTTTAGAGCATTTGATCCCCACTCAGATTGTTCAGGAATTTATGCGGGAAGTAGAGCGGGTGCGGCCCCAAATCAATCGAAACTTTATACCAGGGCATAAAAAGGGGGGAAGTGTCAGTTTTTATCTTCTGCAGCAATCGGCTCCGGCCATTCTTGCGTTCTATCACCACCAGGGATGGATCGACCTTTTGAGCCGGATTGCCGGAGTTCCGTTAATGCTGTGCCCTGAGGAGGATCCCCATTCCTGTGCACTGTATTTTTACACCGAGGCTGGAGATCATATCGGGTATCATTATGATACCTCGTATTATAAGGGTAAACGATTTACGGTTTTATTGGGATTGCAGGATCAATCAAGCAGCCGCTTGGTCTGCCGTTTACATACCAAAGAACAGGGTCGAGAGGTTAAAGAGTTATCCCTTCCGACTGATCCAGGTACATTTATTTTCTTTAATGGCGATAAATTGCATCATGCCGTTACGCCGCTGGGGGCTGGAGAAGAGCGGGTTGTGCTCACGCTACAATACGTCACCAATCCGTCCATGGGTCTGGCCCAACGGTGGTTTTCAAACATGAAAGATGCCGTGGGATATTTTGGATGGTCGGCCATGTTTCGAAAACCCCATCGTTAG
- a CDS encoding ribonuclease H-like domain-containing protein, which produces MLQSTFLFLPGIGESTERLWWEDGIGTWDTFLEKPIAPRISPFRKAQYDEDILEAQKQWKAQNSRFFTRILKARDHWRLYPNFRSQAAFLDIETNGIPFPDGEITVVGIYGKGRMTTLIQGENLSGERLQAEFASYDLLVTFFGSGFDLPFLKAKYPDLRMDHPHIDLCFAARRLGLKGGLKAIETEIGCYRPTLVEGLTGWDAVRLWGEWQLGQSNSRDVLIQYNEADCKNLEPLADLIYNRLVQRHGLPEFIDFL; this is translated from the coding sequence ATGTTACAATCCACATTTCTTTTTTTACCCGGCATTGGAGAATCCACTGAACGCCTCTGGTGGGAGGATGGCATTGGCACATGGGATACTTTCCTCGAAAAACCTATCGCACCCCGCATATCCCCGTTTCGAAAAGCCCAATATGATGAAGACATTCTGGAAGCACAAAAACAGTGGAAGGCACAGAATTCCCGTTTTTTTACCCGCATCCTGAAAGCGCGTGACCACTGGCGTCTTTATCCTAATTTTCGATCTCAGGCAGCGTTTCTCGATATTGAGACAAACGGAATTCCGTTCCCCGATGGCGAGATTACGGTGGTGGGTATTTACGGAAAAGGTCGCATGACCACGTTGATTCAAGGAGAAAACTTATCCGGTGAACGCTTGCAGGCGGAATTTGCCTCATACGATCTTCTTGTGACCTTCTTTGGCTCAGGCTTTGACTTGCCATTTTTAAAGGCCAAATATCCAGACTTGAGGATGGATCATCCCCATATCGACTTGTGTTTTGCGGCCAGACGTCTCGGATTAAAAGGTGGGCTGAAGGCAATTGAGACCGAAATAGGCTGTTATCGCCCGACTTTGGTGGAAGGACTGACGGGGTGGGATGCGGTCCGCCTGTGGGGAGAATGGCAACTCGGACAATCGAACTCTAGAGATGTACTCATCCAATACAATGAGGCAGATTGCAAAAACCTGGAGCCTTTGGCCGACCTTATTTACAACCGTTTGGTCCAACGTCATGGACTCCCTGAATTTATTGATTTCCTATGA
- a CDS encoding Stp1/IreP family PP2C-type Ser/Thr phosphatase, protein MTSAQRSDKWTGVGLTDLGLVRKLNQDAFSLDNSLQLWVLADGMGGHAGGEVASQIAVKAIPDVVRTQLSTEISPSVQPDKLESLLDQALESANQRIRNAAAKDESLKGMGTTIIVVAITHSPKGYQASVAHAGDSRAYLFRQGTLSLWTKDHTLMEERLALNLITAKQVRTHPLRHVLTKALGIDPETRPTIQTYPLEPSDLILMCSDGLTKMLTDQEIQTIIRKEAPQAEAICGTLVDTANRLGGEDNTTVVLIGLH, encoded by the coding sequence ATGACATCCGCGCAACGCTCTGACAAATGGACCGGCGTCGGATTGACGGACCTCGGTCTAGTTAGAAAACTGAACCAGGATGCCTTTTCACTCGATAACTCCCTACAATTGTGGGTGTTGGCAGATGGGATGGGCGGACATGCCGGGGGGGAGGTAGCCAGCCAGATTGCGGTCAAAGCCATTCCCGATGTCGTCCGAACCCAGCTCTCTACTGAAATTTCTCCCTCCGTTCAACCTGACAAATTAGAATCGCTGCTGGATCAAGCTCTTGAATCCGCCAATCAACGTATTCGAAACGCCGCAGCAAAAGACGAATCCCTGAAAGGGATGGGAACAACCATCATCGTGGTCGCCATCACGCATTCTCCTAAAGGATACCAGGCAAGCGTGGCGCATGCCGGCGACAGCCGCGCCTATCTCTTTAGGCAGGGCACACTTTCGCTCTGGACAAAAGATCATACCCTTATGGAGGAACGGTTAGCCCTGAATCTCATTACAGCCAAACAGGTTCGCACTCACCCCCTTCGACATGTGTTAACCAAAGCCCTTGGAATTGATCCTGAGACACGTCCTACCATTCAGACCTATCCGCTTGAGCCATCGGATCTCATTCTGATGTGTTCAGACGGACTCACAAAAATGCTGACTGATCAGGAAATTCAAACGATTATCCGCAAGGAAGCTCCACAGGCCGAAGCGATATGCGGAACACTTGTGGATACTGCCAACCGATTAGGTGGAGAAGACAATACAACTGTCGTGTTAATCGGGTTGCACTGA
- a CDS encoding DUF507 family protein, with protein MNTPILSDEKQTHLAHVILTSVTDMPEAKMIGDSAHALREVKRVLAEHMKAEEELVQKVRSRLQSYARPIPEGSQEWDVLYQKTYQEELRKRNLT; from the coding sequence ATGAATACACCCATTCTCAGCGACGAAAAACAAACTCATCTTGCCCATGTAATTCTGACTAGTGTCACCGACATGCCCGAGGCAAAGATGATTGGCGATTCTGCTCATGCTCTTCGTGAAGTGAAGCGCGTGCTGGCCGAGCACATGAAAGCAGAGGAGGAATTGGTTCAAAAAGTGCGGAGTCGATTGCAATCATATGCACGGCCGATTCCAGAAGGTTCCCAAGAATGGGATGTCCTTTATCAAAAAACCTACCAGGAAGAATTACGCAAGCGGAACCTTACCTGA